CCTGGGAGGCGAATAATGGCCAAGTTCGAAGACCTGCGCGTCAAGAGCGATGACCAGCTTTCGGCCGATCTTGCCGAACTGAAGCGCGAGCAGTTCAACCTGCGCTTCCAGGCTGCGACCAACCAGCTCGAACGTCCGGCGCGCATCAAGGAAGTGCGCCGCGACATCGCTCGCATCAAGACGCTGCAGACTGAGCGTTCTCAGGCTGCCAAGGCGTAAGGAGTCACACGATGCCCAAGCGTATCCTTATCGGGACCGTGGTCTCCGACAAGACCGACAAGACCGTGGTCGTGAAGGTCGAGCGCAAGGTGAAGCACCCGCTCTACGGGAAGATCATCCGCCGCTCGAAGAAGTATCACGCCCATGACGAGGCGAATGCCTACAAGACCGGCGAGACCGTGCGGATCGAAGAGACCGCGCCGGTTTCCAAGCTGAAGACCTGGAAGGTTATCGAACGGGTCCAGGCCGGCAAGGGCACCGCCGTCGAAGCGGACGTCTAAGAGCAGCGACAATTTTGGAACTGCCGGACTGGTTCCGGCAAGCCAGTGAGAAGGAACCGGATCAATGATCCAGATGCAATCCAATCTCGACGTCGCGGACAACAGCGGCGCGAAGCGCGTCCAGTGCATCAAGGTGCTGGGCGGGTCGAAGCGCCGTTTTGCCGGCGTCGGCGACATCATCGTGGTGTCGGTGAAGGAAGCGCAGCCGCGCGCCCGCGTGAAGAAGGGTGACGTGCACCGCGCCGTGATCGTTCGCACGAAGAAGGACGTGCGCCGTCCCGACGGCAGTGTGATCCGCTTCGACAGCAACGCCGCCGTGCTCGTCGGCAAGAACGAAGAGCCGATCGGCACGCGTATCTTCGGCCCCGTGGTGCGCGAACTGCGCGGCCGTGGCTTCATGAAGATCATCTCGCTCGCTCCGGAGGTGCTGTAATGGCCGCCGCCAAGATCAAGAAGGGTGACAGCGTCGTCGTCCGTTCGGGCAAGGACAAGGGCCGCACCGGCACGGTGCTCCAGGTTCTCCCGAAGGAAGACAAGATCGTCGTCGCCGGCGTGAACATCGCCGCGCGTCACCGCAAGCCGAGCCAGCAGAACCCGCAGGGTGGCATCGATCGCCGCGAAGCGCCGATGCACATCTCGAAGGTTGCCATCGCCGACAAGGACGGCAAGCCGACCCGCGTTCGTTTCGAAACGAAGGACGGCAAGAAGGTCCGCGTCGCCGTGAAGTCCGGGGAGACGATCGATGGCTGACAAGTACGTTCCGCGCCTGAAGACGAAGTACGCCGACGAGATCGCCAAGGCGATGCAGGCT
The Novosphingobium sp. EMRT-2 genome window above contains:
- the rplX gene encoding 50S ribosomal protein L24, which gives rise to MAAAKIKKGDSVVVRSGKDKGRTGTVLQVLPKEDKIVVAGVNIAARHRKPSQQNPQGGIDRREAPMHISKVAIADKDGKPTRVRFETKDGKKVRVAVKSGETIDG
- the rplN gene encoding 50S ribosomal protein L14, with translation MIQMQSNLDVADNSGAKRVQCIKVLGGSKRRFAGVGDIIVVSVKEAQPRARVKKGDVHRAVIVRTKKDVRRPDGSVIRFDSNAAVLVGKNEEPIGTRIFGPVVRELRGRGFMKIISLAPEVL
- the rpsQ gene encoding 30S ribosomal protein S17, translated to MPKRILIGTVVSDKTDKTVVVKVERKVKHPLYGKIIRRSKKYHAHDEANAYKTGETVRIEETAPVSKLKTWKVIERVQAGKGTAVEADV
- the rpmC gene encoding 50S ribosomal protein L29, which codes for MAKFEDLRVKSDDQLSADLAELKREQFNLRFQAATNQLERPARIKEVRRDIARIKTLQTERSQAAKA